The following are encoded in a window of Phaseolus vulgaris cultivar G19833 chromosome 3, P. vulgaris v2.0, whole genome shotgun sequence genomic DNA:
- the LOC137808144 gene encoding uncharacterized protein → MDGLIKGLVDVALGAADHNDRQEERGERSWADLVSGDQDQDHPPPQHHRQQHHHQQQTQWSNSPQKEERREEDSHSYRPSNRPHLVNEQYRPQHEESQSQNFNTGHKVDEDQDGWQTVGKPPRRTHKVPKENWQSYKRPSDEQEYSNEAEVGASLEPSEDELADLARACDKLWDLDLNRLIPGKDYEIDCGEGKKAFQKEDMAQGNLFTWVSDDVFRKPTFARFLSLLDNYNPHQGCKEVVTSEERQEQASFIEEISRTAPIKYIYKYLASKGIASGSFQDFKRMMTNLWFDLYGRGGTSGSSSSFEHVFVGEIKQSDEVSGFHNWLQFYLEEEKGKVDYQGYILPRRRGQIPDSESQLLTIQFEWNGVLKSLSSTLVGVSPEFEIALYTLCFYVGREDNHIQLGPYAVNIKCYRFGNKIGSVFPIADS, encoded by the exons ATGGATGGTCTCATCAAGGGCTTGGTCGATGTTGCTCTCGGTGCCGCCGATCACAACGATCGCCAAGAAGAACGCGGTGAACGTTCCTGGGCCGACCTTGTCTCCGGCGATCAGGATCAG GATCACCCTCCTCCTCAACATCACCGGCAGCAGCACCACCACCAGCAACAGACACAGTGGTCCAACTCACCCCAAAAG GAAGAACGGCGAGAAGAGGATAGTCACAGTTACAGACCTTCCAACAGGCCTCATCTGGTGAAT GAACAATACCGTCCTCAGCATGAGGAGAGCCAATCTCAAAATTTCAACACTGGCCACAAG GTGGATGAAGATCAAGATGGATGGCAGACTGTTGGAAAACCTCCAAGGCGGACACACAAG GTTCCGAAGGAAAATTGGCAGAGCTACAAGCGACCTTCTGATGAACAAGAATACTCTAATGAGGCTGAAGTTGGTGCTAGTTTGGAGCCCTCAGAAGATGAACTTGCTGATCTAGCACGAGCTTGTGATAAACTCTGGGATCTTGATTTAAATCGGTTGATACCTGGCAAAGACTATGAAATCGACTGTGGTGAAGGGAAAAAGGCTTTCCAAAAGGAAGACATGGCACAGGGGAACTTGTTTACTTGGGTTAGTGATGATGTATTCAGAAAGCCTACATTTGCTCGTTTTCTCTCACTTTTAGATAATTACAATCCACATCAAGGATGTAAGGAAGTAGTCACATCTGAAGAGAGACAAGAGCAAGCTTCTTTCATAGAAGAAATCAGTAGAACAGCACcgattaaatatatttacaagTATCTTGCATCCAAGGGAATTGCATCAGGGAGTTTCCAAGATTTCAAAAGAATGATGACCAATCTGTGGTTTGACCTTTATGGCCGTGGTGGCACctctggctcctcttcttcttttGAACATGTTTTTGTTGGAGAAATCAAACAAAGTGACGAAGTTTCTGGCTTCCATAACTGGCTGCAG TTTTAccttgaagaagaaaaggggaaagtTGATTATCAGGGCTATATTTTGCCCCGTCGACGGGGACAAATT CCTGACTCGGAATCTCAGCTTCTGACTATTCAGTTTGAATGGAATGGTGTTCTGAAATCTTTATCAAGCACTTTGGTTGGAGTGAGCCCTGAATTTGAAATTGCTTTGTATACCCTGTGTTTCTATGTTGGTAGGGAGGATAACCACATTCAGCTCGGTCCATATGCAGTTAATATCAAGTGCTATCGTTTTGGCAATAAGATTGGATCTGTTTTCCCCATTGCAGATTCTTGA